The uncultured Ilyobacter sp. genome has a segment encoding these proteins:
- the thiS gene encoding sulfur carrier protein ThiS, with product MEIILNGEKTKISPKENLMQYIKELGHQWEIDLNGAVVLINDQIVKKDNWENTLINDGDLLEVLSFVSGG from the coding sequence ATGGAGATAATATTAAACGGAGAAAAAACAAAAATATCCCCTAAAGAAAATCTTATGCAATATATAAAAGAACTGGGGCACCAGTGGGAAATCGATCTAAATGGTGCAGTGGTTCTCATAAATGATCAAATTGTAAAAAAAGACAATTGGGAAAATACATTGATCAATGATGGGGATCTATTGGAAGTTTTATCATTTGTTTCAGGAGGATAA
- a CDS encoding DMT family transporter: MNNILKNKNMGLLLAGSSIISFSGVFTRLSESSSSISAFYRVFFGALFLLVFCLIKKEKLWMGIPAFLYSALAGLFFSLDLFVWHRSIHYIGPGLATVLSNFQVVFITFISIFIFKEKINWKFYLSIFLALIGIFLLCGVNWNGNTESYKTGVILGLVTAVFYTGYILTLNFSFKLENKFSPKGNIFWVCVFSTVILGTISKFSGESFDLISNKNLIILLAYGILGQGLGWVFISSSMSTIPVSTAGLILLMQPVLSMTWDIIFFKRPTNIIDLIGLILSLGAIYLGATSREPENKNLTKTK, from the coding sequence ATGAATAATATTTTAAAGAATAAAAATATGGGCTTACTTTTAGCAGGTTCTTCCATTATAAGCTTTTCCGGAGTATTTACAAGATTATCTGAATCTAGTTCTAGTATTTCAGCTTTTTACAGGGTATTCTTCGGAGCACTGTTTCTGCTGGTATTTTGCCTGATAAAGAAAGAAAAATTGTGGATGGGTATCCCTGCCTTTCTATATTCTGCCCTTGCAGGACTGTTTTTTTCCCTTGACCTTTTTGTATGGCATAGAAGTATCCATTATATCGGTCCTGGTCTTGCCACAGTGCTGTCGAATTTTCAGGTAGTTTTTATAACTTTTATAAGTATTTTTATATTTAAAGAAAAGATCAACTGGAAATTTTATCTGTCGATTTTTTTAGCTCTCATAGGGATATTTCTTTTATGCGGAGTCAACTGGAATGGAAATACAGAAAGCTATAAAACAGGAGTCATTTTGGGACTGGTCACAGCTGTATTTTATACGGGCTACATTCTGACTCTGAATTTTTCATTCAAATTAGAAAACAAATTTTCTCCAAAGGGCAATATATTTTGGGTCTGTGTATTTTCAACAGTTATCTTGGGAACTATTTCAAAATTCTCTGGAGAAAGTTTTGATCTGATTTCAAATAAAAATTTAATTATCCTATTGGCTTACGGTATACTCGGTCAGGGGTTGGGGTGGGTATTCATATCATCATCCATGTCAACTATACCCGTATCTACAGCTGGATTGATACTACTTATGCAGCCCGTACTGTCCATGACATGGGATATAATATTTTTTAAACGCCCCACAAACATTATCGACCTTATCGGACTCATCTTGTCTCTTGGTGCCATCTATCTAGGTGCTACCAGCAGAGAACCTGAAAATAAGAATCTTACAAAAACAAAATAA
- the thiH gene encoding 2-iminoacetate synthase ThiH yields the protein MSFYDLMKEWEDFDFESYFSRVSHEDIKKTLQKEKLEELDLLNLLSPQAQNFLEEIAQKSYAVTRQHFGNIISLYIPLYVSNYCTNHCIYCGFNKENKIVRKHLSLEEVEKELIAISETEMSHIILLTGEAKGLIDMDYLKGIVEKAAKFFPSVSIEVLPLETADYKLLKKSGLDGLTVYQEVYDEEIYDQVHISGGKKNYRFRLDTPERGGKAGLRNINIAPLFGLGEIKKEAFFAGLHLKYLTDKYLNTEFGVSLPRINSAEGGFKPFHKMDDAAFIQVMMAYRLFQPKAGITVSTRESHEFRNNIMPLGVTKFSAGSKTGVGGYAEGDKSTCQFEISDKSSIEDTENAIRERGFQPVYKDWHTI from the coding sequence ATGAGTTTCTACGACTTAATGAAAGAGTGGGAGGATTTTGACTTTGAATCTTATTTTTCTAGAGTTTCTCATGAGGATATAAAAAAAACTCTTCAAAAAGAAAAGTTGGAAGAGTTAGACCTTTTGAACCTACTCTCACCACAGGCACAAAATTTTCTAGAGGAGATAGCTCAAAAATCCTACGCTGTCACGAGACAGCACTTTGGGAATATAATATCACTTTATATTCCCCTATACGTCTCAAACTACTGTACAAATCACTGTATTTATTGTGGGTTCAATAAGGAGAATAAGATTGTAAGAAAACACCTCTCCCTAGAAGAGGTGGAAAAAGAACTCATCGCCATATCCGAGACTGAGATGTCTCATATAATCCTCCTCACAGGCGAGGCAAAGGGCCTTATCGACATGGATTATCTCAAGGGAATTGTTGAAAAGGCGGCTAAATTTTTCCCATCTGTGTCTATAGAGGTCCTTCCTCTAGAAACCGCTGATTACAAACTTTTAAAAAAATCCGGATTAGACGGTTTAACTGTATACCAAGAAGTCTATGATGAAGAGATCTATGACCAGGTTCATATTTCAGGAGGTAAGAAGAATTATAGATTCCGTTTAGATACCCCAGAAAGAGGTGGAAAGGCAGGTCTAAGAAATATAAATATAGCTCCTCTTTTTGGTCTAGGGGAGATAAAAAAAGAAGCCTTTTTCGCAGGCCTGCACTTGAAATATCTCACTGATAAGTATCTAAACACAGAATTTGGAGTATCCCTTCCTAGAATAAATAGTGCAGAAGGAGGATTCAAACCCTTTCACAAAATGGATGATGCCGCTTTTATTCAGGTGATGATGGCCTACAGACTGTTTCAGCCAAAGGCGGGAATAACTGTATCTACAAGGGAAAGTCATGAATTTAGAAATAATATAATGCCACTGGGGGTTACAAAATTTTCTGCAGGATCAAAAACAGGTGTCGGGGGATATGCAGAGGGGGACAAATCTACATGTCAATTTGAAATAAGCGACAAGAGCAGTATAGAGGATACTGAAAATGCCATAAGAGAAAGGGGGTTTCAGCCTGTCTACAAAGACTGGCACACAATATGA
- a CDS encoding MATE family efflux transporter, translated as MKSKIDMTQGSISKGLMKMAFPVMATSFLQMAYNLTDMFWIGRTGSRSVAAVGSAGFYVWFSFAFILVSKIGAEVRVSQSIGGKNFTRAKDYARNALQMNFMLSIFYGTLVYFFSDKLIGFFNLGDQGVISMAVSYLKIIVLGMVFSFSNPVFTGIFNGYGDSRTPFYINTIGIGVNLVLDPLLIFGIGPIPAMGVEGAAIATVLAHLAVFTSFLVYINRDNGVVKSLDLHHKPELYIMKEYITLGLPVALHNGLFTFFTMVIARIIAQWGPLPMAVQKVGSQIEAISWMTASGFQVAVSTFVGQNYGAKQPKRIKKGYATGIAIISVVGVFATLLLIFFARPIFSIFIPEGEVIKFGVEYLKILGYSQLFMCIEIVTAGAFNGLGKTSPPSIVSIAFNALRIPMSIFLSSESLLGLNGVWWTLTITSILKGLVLVGWFLLMVKKTEFFQEDRCLEYNTAAEEKEL; from the coding sequence ATGAAATCAAAAATAGATATGACACAGGGAAGTATCTCTAAGGGGCTAATGAAGATGGCCTTTCCTGTAATGGCCACATCTTTTCTTCAGATGGCCTACAACCTCACTGATATGTTTTGGATAGGAAGGACAGGAAGCCGTTCCGTGGCAGCAGTGGGAAGTGCCGGATTTTATGTGTGGTTTAGTTTCGCATTTATACTTGTATCAAAAATAGGGGCAGAGGTGAGAGTTTCTCAGAGTATAGGGGGTAAGAATTTCACAAGGGCAAAGGACTATGCCAGAAACGCCCTTCAGATGAACTTTATGCTTTCGATTTTTTACGGAACACTGGTTTATTTTTTCAGTGATAAACTCATAGGATTTTTTAACTTGGGAGACCAGGGAGTCATATCCATGGCAGTATCCTATCTCAAAATTATTGTTTTGGGGATGGTATTTAGTTTTTCAAATCCGGTTTTTACAGGAATTTTCAATGGATACGGAGACAGTAGGACCCCCTTTTATATAAATACAATAGGTATAGGGGTGAATCTCGTGCTAGATCCTCTTCTCATATTTGGAATAGGTCCTATTCCTGCCATGGGAGTAGAGGGAGCCGCCATAGCCACAGTGCTGGCACATCTTGCGGTGTTTACATCCTTCTTAGTTTATATAAACAGGGATAATGGTGTGGTGAAGTCTCTGGATCTTCACCATAAACCTGAACTGTATATTATGAAAGAGTATATAACGCTGGGCCTACCTGTGGCTCTTCATAACGGGCTTTTTACATTTTTTACAATGGTAATAGCCAGAATAATAGCCCAGTGGGGGCCTCTTCCCATGGCGGTACAAAAGGTTGGGTCTCAGATAGAGGCCATATCCTGGATGACAGCCAGTGGATTTCAGGTGGCAGTCTCTACCTTTGTGGGACAGAATTACGGAGCAAAACAGCCGAAACGTATAAAAAAAGGATATGCCACAGGAATTGCTATTATTTCTGTAGTTGGTGTTTTTGCCACACTTCTCCTTATATTCTTTGCCAGGCCTATATTTTCCATATTCATACCGGAAGGGGAAGTCATAAAATTTGGTGTGGAGTATCTGAAAATACTGGGATATTCTCAGCTGTTTATGTGTATAGAGATAGTTACAGCAGGAGCCTTCAATGGTCTTGGTAAGACATCACCACCCTCTATAGTCAGCATAGCATTTAATGCCCTGAGGATACCCATGTCCATATTTCTCTCCTCTGAATCTTTGCTAGGATTAAACGGAGTTTGGTGGACACTCACCATAACCAGTATTTTAAAAGGGCTAGTTCTTGTGGGATGGTTTCTGCTCATGGTAAAAAAGACGGAGTTTTTTCAGGAGGATAGATGTCTGGAATACAATACAGCTGCAGAGGAAAAAGAATTGTAG
- the thiC gene encoding phosphomethylpyrimidine synthase ThiC, translating to MSYMTQMEAARKGIFTKEMEIVLKEESISKKDLMEKMAQGKIVIPANKNHKSLSPKGIGEGLKTKINVNLGVSEDCCDQELELEKVMNSIKLGADAIMDLSTFGDTRGFRRKLADISPAALGTVPMYDAVAKYGKDITSMTVEDLFKVVEEHCEDGMDFLTIHAGLNLTCVERLQKNNRLTKIVSRGGSILYEWMIKNNKENPFYEHYDRLLDMCRKYDVTLSLGDGLRPGSLKDATDAPQIQELIILGELTKTAWEKDVQVMIEGPGHVPLNEIAANMQLEKKLCHGAPFYVLGPIVTDIAPGYDHITSAIGGAIAASSGADFLCYVTPAEHLRLPTAEDVKEGIIASKIAAHVGDIAKGIKGAIDWDHAMSEARGTLNWQKMFDLCIDREKAIEYRRSVIESSKGEACTMCGDLCPIKRCNEIA from the coding sequence ATGTCTTACATGACTCAGATGGAAGCTGCAAGAAAGGGTATATTCACAAAGGAGATGGAGATCGTATTGAAGGAGGAGTCTATCTCTAAAAAAGATCTCATGGAAAAAATGGCTCAGGGAAAGATAGTCATCCCTGCAAATAAAAATCACAAATCTCTTTCACCTAAGGGTATAGGGGAGGGACTCAAGACCAAAATAAACGTCAACTTAGGTGTTTCAGAGGACTGCTGCGATCAGGAACTAGAACTTGAAAAGGTTATGAATTCAATAAAGCTCGGAGCAGATGCAATAATGGACTTAAGTACATTTGGAGACACAAGAGGTTTCAGAAGAAAGTTAGCAGATATCTCTCCCGCAGCCTTAGGGACTGTGCCCATGTATGATGCCGTTGCAAAATACGGAAAAGATATAACATCTATGACTGTAGAAGATCTTTTCAAAGTAGTAGAGGAACACTGCGAAGACGGTATGGACTTTCTTACAATACACGCCGGTTTGAACCTCACCTGTGTAGAGAGACTACAAAAGAATAACAGGCTTACAAAAATTGTCAGCAGAGGGGGATCTATCTTATATGAATGGATGATAAAAAATAATAAAGAAAACCCATTCTATGAACATTATGACAGACTTCTCGATATGTGCAGAAAATATGACGTGACCCTCAGTCTAGGAGACGGTCTGAGACCCGGAAGTCTAAAGGATGCCACAGATGCCCCTCAGATCCAGGAACTTATCATCTTAGGAGAACTCACAAAGACAGCTTGGGAAAAAGATGTACAGGTTATGATCGAAGGTCCCGGCCATGTCCCTCTGAATGAGATAGCTGCCAATATGCAGCTTGAAAAAAAACTATGTCACGGTGCCCCTTTCTATGTTTTAGGCCCTATTGTTACGGATATAGCTCCAGGTTATGATCACATCACTTCTGCAATCGGCGGGGCGATAGCTGCATCCAGCGGAGCTGATTTCCTCTGTTATGTCACTCCTGCAGAACACCTTAGACTTCCTACGGCAGAAGATGTAAAAGAGGGAATCATAGCCTCAAAAATTGCTGCCCATGTAGGGGATATAGCCAAGGGAATCAAAGGAGCCATTGACTGGGATCATGCAATGAGTGAAGCCAGAGGAACTCTCAACTGGCAAAAAATGTTTGATCTCTGCATAGACCGTGAAAAGGCCATAGAATATCGTCGTTCTGTAATAGAGTCTTCAAAAGGAGAGGCATGTACAATGTGCGGAGACCTCTGCCCCATCAAAAGATGCAATGAGATTGCCTAG
- a CDS encoding thiazole synthase yields MDNKLILGGHVFESRLLTGTGKFSDKNLIEPMLDSSNSQIITMALRRIDFKNPKENILNYIPKNVRLLPNTSGARTAEEAIKIARIAREAGCGDFIKIEIINDMKYLMPDNQETIKATEILAAEGFIVLPYMMPDLIAAKKLEDAGAAAVMPLGAPIGSNRGLETKALIEILNDNKRVPVIVDAGIGKPSHAAEAMEMGCDAVLVNTAIATAHDPIKMGRAFSLAVEAGREAHLAKMAEEKKYASASSPLTGFLFRGEEK; encoded by the coding sequence ATGGACAACAAACTTATTTTAGGTGGGCATGTTTTCGAAAGCAGACTTCTCACAGGAACTGGAAAATTTTCAGATAAAAATCTTATTGAACCTATGTTAGATTCCAGCAATTCCCAGATAATAACAATGGCACTGAGAAGAATCGACTTTAAAAATCCAAAGGAAAATATATTAAATTACATTCCTAAAAATGTAAGGCTTTTACCAAATACTTCAGGGGCTAGAACTGCTGAAGAGGCTATCAAAATAGCTCGTATAGCAAGGGAAGCAGGATGCGGGGATTTCATAAAAATAGAAATAATAAACGATATGAAGTACCTCATGCCTGATAACCAAGAGACGATAAAAGCTACAGAGATCCTTGCTGCTGAAGGTTTCATAGTGCTTCCATACATGATGCCAGACCTCATAGCCGCAAAAAAACTAGAGGATGCCGGGGCAGCGGCAGTTATGCCTCTAGGGGCTCCCATAGGTTCTAACAGAGGACTTGAAACAAAGGCTCTTATCGAGATATTAAATGACAACAAGAGAGTCCCTGTAATCGTCGATGCCGGGATAGGAAAACCCTCCCACGCTGCTGAGGCCATGGAGATGGGGTGTGATGCTGTACTTGTAAATACTGCCATTGCCACTGCCCATGATCCTATAAAAATGGGAAGAGCATTTTCTCTGGCTGTAGAAGCTGGTCGTGAAGCTCACCTCGCCAAAATGGCAGAAGAAAAAAAATACGCAAGTGCCAGCTCTCCCCTAACGGGATTTCTTTTTAGAGGTGAAGAAAAATGA
- a CDS encoding ketopantoate reductase family protein, translating into MNHSIKKVSIIGLGALGVMYAEHLSHKMEFEDLRIVADQKRIDRYKKEGIYCNGKRCQFNYVAPDEVVETADLLIVAVKYNHLQEAIETVRHHVGDNTIILSVLNGIQSERDIAKVYGEEHNLYCVAQGMTAAKVGNQMTYKHKGMLCFGELNENRNTEKVECLKRFFNKVEMPYEINNKMAIKLWSKLMINVGVNQTVAYFGGTNQTIQKEGLEREMMIAAMKEVQMVAKQEGIILEDKEIDYWLEIMDGLNPVGMPSMAQDVKAKRYSEIELFAGTIVRLGKKHNLSVPVNTEFYRYFNELEAGY; encoded by the coding sequence ATGAATCATTCTATAAAAAAAGTTTCAATAATTGGTTTAGGGGCTTTAGGTGTAATGTATGCAGAACACCTGTCTCATAAAATGGAATTTGAAGATTTAAGGATTGTAGCGGACCAGAAGCGGATAGACCGTTATAAAAAAGAGGGTATCTATTGCAACGGGAAGAGGTGTCAGTTTAATTATGTGGCTCCAGATGAAGTGGTCGAGACGGCAGATCTTTTAATTGTCGCAGTAAAATATAATCATCTTCAAGAAGCCATTGAGACAGTCAGACATCATGTGGGTGATAATACAATTATTCTCTCGGTACTGAATGGGATTCAAAGTGAAAGAGATATTGCCAAAGTCTACGGAGAAGAGCATAATTTATACTGTGTGGCCCAGGGAATGACAGCGGCCAAAGTGGGAAATCAGATGACTTATAAGCACAAGGGTATGCTGTGTTTCGGTGAACTAAATGAAAATAGAAATACAGAAAAAGTAGAATGTCTGAAAAGGTTTTTTAATAAGGTGGAGATGCCCTATGAGATCAATAATAAAATGGCGATAAAGCTATGGAGTAAACTTATGATCAATGTAGGGGTCAACCAGACAGTAGCTTATTTTGGTGGAACCAATCAGACTATACAAAAAGAGGGCCTTGAAAGAGAGATGATGATAGCGGCTATGAAAGAGGTTCAGATGGTTGCGAAACAAGAGGGGATTATCCTTGAAGATAAAGAGATTGATTATTGGTTAGAGATTATGGATGGGCTGAATCCAGTAGGGATGCCCTCTATGGCACAAGATGTAAAAGCAAAGCGTTATAGCGAGATAGAGTTATTTGCAGGTACTATTGTCAGATTGGGGAAAAAACACAACCTATCTGTTCCTGTGAATACGGAATTTTATAGATATTTTAATGAGTTAGAAGCAGGGTACTAA
- a CDS encoding DUF401 family protein, with protein MVLVKLILSILIILYLVNRKINIGYSLMIGGIALGLFTGRSLVHIFGLIIEAVSDYQTLSLALAIGLITVMGHLMDKYYLMERMIGALEKMLRSAKATIMFAPVIIGTLLVSGGALMSCPVVDNLGEKMNISQEKKASINMIFRHGLYFIFPLSPTIVMAAEIGGYEVNDFIFLMLPIGILFYIIAYTFYFRNVKSPEIENVDMKEYLTSIKGFLIYSSPILVSLMGVLLINLEFYISLILGIVLCFVINKIDKRKDSKFNLKENILMTMLKGVKVPLVISIFGIMVYKNIVNDVNEINELLKNMLEFGIPIELVVFLSAALISYALGSTNPSVAILFPMILPLAPDYDTRLLYAMFIYTTAFMFYFISPLHLCQVVTFDYFKVKMKGVFKNYIYILPVTYLAMVIIYSVKIK; from the coding sequence GTGGTACTGGTTAAATTGATTTTATCTATTTTGATAATATTATATCTGGTAAATAGAAAAATAAATATCGGGTATTCACTGATGATAGGAGGAATAGCTTTAGGATTGTTCACCGGGAGAAGCTTGGTGCATATTTTCGGATTAATAATCGAAGCTGTATCTGATTATCAGACGCTTTCATTAGCCCTGGCTATAGGATTGATAACAGTTATGGGACATTTGATGGACAAATATTATTTAATGGAGAGAATGATAGGAGCTTTGGAAAAAATGCTTAGAAGTGCCAAAGCCACTATCATGTTTGCACCCGTGATAATAGGTACATTGCTGGTAAGCGGTGGAGCGCTGATGTCCTGTCCGGTAGTTGATAACCTTGGTGAAAAGATGAATATTTCTCAGGAGAAAAAAGCTTCTATAAATATGATCTTCAGACATGGATTATATTTTATTTTCCCATTATCTCCTACGATTGTTATGGCAGCAGAGATAGGCGGATATGAGGTTAATGATTTTATTTTTCTGATGCTGCCAATAGGAATTTTATTTTATATAATTGCGTATACCTTTTATTTCAGGAATGTAAAATCTCCTGAAATTGAAAATGTAGATATGAAAGAATATCTGACTTCCATAAAAGGATTTCTTATATATTCCTCACCAATATTAGTCAGTTTAATGGGTGTTCTTTTGATTAATTTAGAATTTTATATTTCACTGATACTTGGTATTGTATTATGTTTTGTAATTAATAAAATTGATAAGAGGAAAGATTCTAAATTTAACTTGAAAGAAAATATTCTGATGACAATGCTTAAAGGTGTGAAGGTTCCGTTGGTTATTTCAATATTTGGAATTATGGTATATAAAAATATTGTGAATGATGTGAATGAAATTAATGAATTATTAAAAAATATGCTGGAGTTTGGGATCCCGATAGAATTGGTAGTATTCTTGTCAGCAGCCCTTATTTCATATGCACTGGGATCGACAAATCCAAGTGTAGCGATTCTTTTCCCAATGATATTACCCTTAGCTCCGGATTATGATACCAGACTTCTCTATGCTATGTTTATATATACTACTGCTTTTATGTTTTACTTTATTTCTCCGTTACATCTTTGCCAGGTAGTGACATTTGACTATTTTAAAGTGAAAATGAAGGGCGTATTTAAAAATTATATTTATATATTGCCTGTTACTTACTTAGCAATGGTTATTATTTATTCTGTTAAAATTAAGTAA
- a CDS encoding endonuclease/exonuclease/phosphatase family protein: MTIISWNCNMAFRKKIEQVSDIMADIMIISECEELSKFKDEQLNAYPNRYWFGDNNSKDIAIFSKEDYKLHLEESYNENFKYVIPIRVKGVKDFVLFGIWAMNDKEDARNRYISQVGSAIEYYQNLLKEDCIFIGDFNSNTVWDNDSPKKNFTHRDVVEKLKEHNISSVYHKLHDEEYGIESVPTLYMYKHEDKPYHIDYIYCSNVFSEKLKYFSIGEYSNWIKYSDHMPLIIEFL, translated from the coding sequence ATGACAATTATTTCTTGGAACTGTAACATGGCCTTTAGAAAGAAGATAGAACAAGTATCAGATATAATGGCTGATATCATGATAATATCAGAATGTGAGGAGTTATCAAAGTTTAAAGATGAACAATTAAACGCCTATCCTAATAGGTACTGGTTTGGAGATAATAACTCAAAGGATATTGCTATTTTTTCGAAGGAAGATTATAAACTTCACTTGGAGGAAAGTTATAATGAAAATTTTAAGTATGTGATCCCAATCAGAGTAAAAGGTGTGAAGGATTTTGTTTTATTTGGGATATGGGCAATGAATGACAAGGAAGATGCAAGAAATAGATATATATCACAGGTTGGATCTGCAATAGAATATTATCAAAATTTATTAAAAGAAGATTGTATTTTTATAGGAGATTTTAACAGCAATACTGTATGGGATAATGATAGCCCCAAAAAGAATTTTACTCATAGAGATGTAGTTGAAAAATTAAAAGAGCATAATATTTCAAGTGTTTATCATAAATTACATGATGAAGAATACGGTATAGAATCGGTTCCTACTTTATACATGTATAAGCATGAAGATAAACCATATCACATTGATTATATTTACTGTTCTAATGTTTTCAGTGAAAAATTGAAGTATTTCAGTATCGGCGAGTACAGTAATTGGATAAAATATAGTGATCATATGCCTTTAATAATTGAGTTTTTATAA